In the genome of Salinirussus salinus, one region contains:
- a CDS encoding polymer-forming cytoskeletal protein: MSPTDAIPLLVVVLLMISVGGGEVQQLSVTFQGDTSLETLQDVHVVAGGTTTVPVGSTVSGDVYAIGGTTRVEGAVDGDVTLLAGNLSVADGATVTGTVQTIAGDSVVADGATVGRVSEFAAPVPSDSPGQRVGGFLLQFLVLGAIGWWLVGRHPALLENAGSAVTDHTLVSGVVGALGAATLLVLFVYMAFTLVLIPVAIVGLVAEFLVVVYGQVVFGYLVGTRVPVERVQVATVAGVGVFLVALEVLGMVPYVGGLVQLGVAAVGFGAVLNTYFGLKRFEPVTIPEEG; this comes from the coding sequence GTGAGCCCGACCGACGCGATCCCGCTTCTGGTCGTCGTCCTGCTCATGATTTCGGTCGGTGGCGGCGAGGTCCAGCAGCTGTCGGTGACGTTCCAGGGGGACACCAGCCTCGAGACCCTCCAGGACGTGCACGTGGTCGCCGGCGGAACGACCACCGTGCCCGTCGGAAGCACTGTCAGCGGGGACGTCTACGCCATCGGCGGGACCACGCGGGTCGAGGGGGCGGTCGACGGCGACGTGACGCTGCTTGCCGGCAATCTCTCCGTCGCCGACGGGGCGACGGTGACCGGAACCGTCCAGACCATCGCCGGGGACTCGGTAGTCGCCGACGGCGCGACGGTCGGACGCGTCTCCGAGTTCGCGGCGCCGGTGCCGTCCGATTCCCCGGGCCAGCGGGTCGGCGGGTTCCTGCTGCAGTTTCTCGTGCTCGGAGCCATCGGGTGGTGGCTGGTCGGCCGCCACCCGGCCCTGCTCGAGAACGCCGGCAGCGCGGTCACGGACCACACGCTCGTCAGCGGCGTCGTCGGCGCTCTCGGGGCGGCGACGCTGCTGGTCCTGTTCGTGTACATGGCGTTCACCCTCGTGTTGATCCCGGTCGCTATCGTCGGGCTCGTCGCCGAATTCCTGGTCGTGGTCTACGGCCAGGTGGTCTTCGGCTACCTGGTCGGCACGCGCGTCCCGGTCGAGCGGGTGCAGGTCGCCACGGTTGCGGGGGTCGGGGTGTTCCTGGTCGCGCTGGAAGTTCTGGGGATGGTTCCCTACGTCGGGGGCCTCGTGCAGCTCGGGGTCGCTGCCGTCGGGTTCGGTGCCGTCCTGAACACCTACTTCGGCCTCAAGCGGTTCGAGCCCGTGACGATTCCAGAGGAGGGATGA
- a CDS encoding homing endonuclease associated repeat-containing protein, with amino-acid sequence MATEEDCLAALRAAARELGESPTKAQYEDLGLTPAASTILRVCGGWNEAKERAGLETYDAGQFGGTEVGPKPDHVDLTDEEWEALSGHQRWYRKNLDHSRERKRRRRRELVRWVYEYKRDNCECRECGEEHPGCLEFHHPDGTDKEFSVSRRANRGHSKENIRAEMERCVVLCANCHRKEHYEPPTRPESDRV; translated from the coding sequence ATGGCGACCGAGGAAGACTGTCTGGCGGCGCTCCGGGCGGCCGCGCGGGAACTGGGCGAGTCGCCCACCAAAGCGCAGTACGAGGACCTGGGACTGACCCCCGCCGCGTCGACGATCCTCCGTGTCTGTGGCGGCTGGAACGAGGCCAAAGAGCGCGCCGGGCTGGAGACGTACGACGCCGGACAGTTCGGCGGAACCGAGGTGGGTCCCAAGCCTGACCACGTCGACCTCACCGACGAGGAGTGGGAAGCGCTCTCGGGACACCAGCGGTGGTACCGGAAGAACCTCGACCACTCGCGGGAGCGAAAGCGACGGCGACGACGGGAACTCGTCCGCTGGGTCTACGAGTACAAACGGGACAACTGCGAGTGTCGCGAGTGCGGGGAGGAGCACCCGGGCTGTCTGGAGTTTCATCACCCCGACGGGACCGACAAGGAGTTCAGCGTCTCCCGGCGCGCGAACCGTGGCCACTCGAAGGAGAACATCCGTGCGGAGATGGAGCGATGTGTCGTCCTCTGCGCGAATTGCCACCGGAAGGAACACTACGAACCGCCGACGCGGCCAGAAAGCGACAGGGTTTAG
- a CDS encoding PaaI family thioesterase, whose translation MADTDEDGGTHTVELSLSDAEYDRLQALGDDPEGVLAGALERELRVREAAAAAETRRAGEAEEPIDVPPLGPLSDSPVGSLLGWEVESVGDGEATLSMEASSRHANRGGPVQGGVITALADTTTAFAFMTTLDEGESTTNIELKINFLRPVFEDRLEATATVVDRGRTIGMVQCDVHNSAGKLVARLSTTYMVLRGDRGGGE comes from the coding sequence ATGGCCGACACCGACGAGGACGGCGGAACACACACGGTGGAACTGTCGCTTTCCGACGCCGAGTACGACAGGCTGCAGGCGCTCGGTGACGACCCCGAGGGGGTGCTCGCGGGGGCGCTCGAGCGGGAGTTGCGCGTCCGGGAGGCGGCCGCCGCCGCCGAGACGCGCCGGGCCGGCGAGGCCGAGGAACCCATCGACGTGCCGCCGCTCGGGCCGCTGTCGGACTCCCCGGTCGGCAGCCTGCTGGGCTGGGAGGTGGAGTCGGTCGGTGACGGCGAGGCGACCCTCTCGATGGAGGCGAGCAGCCGCCACGCCAACCGCGGCGGCCCGGTCCAGGGCGGGGTCATCACCGCGCTCGCGGACACGACCACCGCCTTCGCGTTCATGACGACCCTCGACGAGGGGGAGTCGACCACCAACATCGAGCTGAAGATCAACTTCCTGCGGCCGGTCTTCGAGGACCGCCTCGAGGCGACGGCGACGGTCGTCGACCGCGGCCGGACCATCGGGATGGTCCAGTGTGACGTCCACAACTCGGCGGGGAAACTGGTCGCGCGGCTGTCGACCACCTACATGGTGTTGCGGGGCGACCGGGGCGGGGGGGAGTGA
- a CDS encoding MFS transporter, with amino-acid sequence MSGTDSTATDETTYTEGEIRTIALAIIAGVLFGGVATGVAFPTLPLLDRILGISSLMLGIILSANRISRLLMNTPAGNIIDRYGARRPMIVGLFVQALGPFGYVLGLYTPPGVFTVPGLGPVSYPGVVFVLARAMWGIGSAFVFLGAFATITHVTTSDNRGRWLGYLRGGQSLGFPTGLVLGGLVADIYSAEAAFLIAGVLAFVAGVVASLVLPEVKAETDQQARLRDIPAMLRREPRIFPLGVGNMTIRFMFGGVLLSTVASYATASNMQLYGLSGGGISGVVLATGVFSSSVTMVLAGRVSDRLDNRVVITVPAFVAMAAGLALLGLFPTLEALFLGVALVGIGTGGSGPALLAILGDITPGSEIGRMGSVYNVMGDVGLVLGPLLAVPMVEVWPGYRTSYYLYGAAVVATMAIVAVPLLRYDVTDVVSDTA; translated from the coding sequence GTGTCAGGTACAGACTCGACGGCGACCGACGAGACGACGTACACCGAGGGCGAGATCCGGACGATCGCGCTGGCGATCATCGCCGGGGTCCTGTTCGGCGGGGTCGCGACCGGCGTCGCCTTCCCCACCCTCCCGCTTCTGGACCGGATCCTGGGTATCTCGTCGCTGATGCTGGGGATCATCCTCAGCGCCAACCGGATCTCCCGGCTGCTGATGAACACGCCCGCGGGCAACATCATCGACAGGTACGGCGCCCGCCGGCCGATGATCGTCGGCCTGTTCGTCCAGGCGCTGGGTCCGTTCGGGTACGTGCTCGGGCTCTACACCCCGCCGGGCGTGTTCACGGTCCCGGGGCTGGGGCCGGTCTCCTACCCCGGGGTCGTCTTCGTGCTCGCACGGGCGATGTGGGGGATCGGGAGCGCCTTCGTCTTCCTCGGGGCGTTCGCGACGATCACCCACGTCACCACCAGCGACAACCGCGGCCGGTGGCTGGGCTACCTGCGCGGCGGCCAGTCGCTCGGCTTCCCGACCGGGCTCGTGCTCGGGGGGCTGGTCGCCGACATCTACAGCGCCGAGGCCGCCTTCCTGATCGCCGGCGTGCTCGCCTTCGTCGCCGGGGTCGTCGCCTCGCTCGTCCTCCCCGAGGTGAAAGCCGAGACCGACCAGCAGGCCCGGCTGCGGGACATCCCGGCGATGCTCCGGCGCGAGCCCCGCATCTTCCCGCTCGGGGTCGGCAACATGACCATCCGCTTCATGTTCGGTGGGGTGTTGCTCTCGACGGTCGCCTCCTACGCCACCGCCTCGAACATGCAACTGTACGGCCTCTCCGGGGGCGGCATCAGCGGCGTGGTGCTGGCGACCGGCGTCTTCTCCTCCTCGGTGACGATGGTCCTCGCCGGTCGGGTCTCGGACCGGCTTGACAACCGCGTCGTCATCACCGTCCCCGCCTTCGTCGCCATGGCAGCCGGCCTCGCATTGCTCGGGCTCTTTCCCACGCTCGAGGCGCTGTTTCTCGGCGTCGCGCTCGTCGGCATCGGCACCGGCGGCTCCGGCCCCGCCCTGCTCGCCATCCTCGGGGACATCACCCCCGGCAGCGAGATCGGCCGGATGGGCAGCGTCTACAATGTGATGGGCGACGTCGGCCTGGTGCTGGGCCCGCTGCTCGCGGTGCCGATGGTCGAGGTCTGGCCGGGCTACCGGACCAGCTACTACCTCTACGGGGCCGCCGTCGTCGCCACCATGGCCATCGTCGCGGTCCCGCTGCTCCGGTACGACGTCACCGACGTCGTCTCCGACACCGCCTGA
- a CDS encoding class I SAM-dependent methyltransferase, producing the protein MDPEETHRSWAERSGEFSPTYYAEIGPNEVSETLADVLSYYADESAAVLEVGCSSGRHLAHLLDSGFENLTGVDINDESFEVMAEYYPELAETGTFHTGALEEVVPGFGDGQFDVIYSVETLQHVHPDNEWVFEELVRVTDDLLVTAENEGNSPERGRPGNDVSCVRDDFPLYYRDWEAVFSGLGLAQLVCEPGKRDTVRVFRAPTGH; encoded by the coding sequence ATGGACCCGGAGGAGACCCACCGCAGCTGGGCCGAGCGCTCGGGGGAGTTCTCCCCGACCTACTACGCCGAGATCGGGCCGAACGAAGTGAGCGAGACGCTCGCTGACGTGCTCTCGTACTACGCCGACGAGAGTGCGGCGGTCCTCGAAGTCGGCTGTAGCTCCGGGCGCCACCTCGCCCACCTTCTGGACAGCGGCTTCGAGAACCTCACCGGCGTCGACATCAACGACGAATCCTTCGAGGTGATGGCGGAGTACTACCCCGAGCTGGCCGAGACCGGTACCTTCCACACCGGTGCCCTCGAGGAGGTCGTCCCCGGGTTCGGGGACGGCCAGTTCGACGTCATCTACTCGGTGGAGACGCTCCAGCACGTCCACCCCGACAACGAGTGGGTGTTCGAGGAACTGGTGCGGGTCACGGACGACCTGCTCGTCACCGCCGAAAACGAGGGTAACAGCCCCGAGCGCGGCCGCCCGGGCAACGACGTGAGCTGCGTCCGCGACGACTTCCCGCTGTACTACCGTGACTGGGAGGCGGTGTTCTCCGGGCTGGGGCTCGCCCAGCTGGTCTGTGAACCCGGCAAGCGCGACACCGTCCGCGTCTTCCGGGCACCAACAGGCCACTGA
- a CDS encoding IMP cyclohydrolase, translating into MYVGRFLVVAPEVGAYRVSSRSFPNRRAVERDGAVTVEPTPEAPPSDNSYISYNCLRRTDRGVVVGNGSHVDPVAEKLALGTPARDALAGPLAALDFEKDDYDTPRIAGIVGLTDDPAVDEEPGALVGTVRRDALLVERVTEPTLVATYERDSPEPFELAATEAAGAARELYEHPFEHAVCAAGVSLTGEGFETAVVNGSE; encoded by the coding sequence ATGTACGTCGGACGCTTCCTCGTGGTCGCGCCGGAGGTGGGCGCCTACCGCGTCTCCTCCCGGTCCTTCCCGAACCGCCGGGCCGTCGAACGCGACGGCGCCGTGACCGTCGAGCCGACGCCCGAGGCCCCGCCCAGTGACAACTCCTACATCTCCTACAACTGCCTGCGCCGGACCGACCGCGGGGTCGTGGTCGGCAACGGCTCCCACGTCGACCCCGTCGCCGAGAAACTCGCGCTCGGGACGCCGGCACGCGACGCCCTGGCGGGCCCGCTCGCGGCACTGGATTTCGAGAAGGACGACTACGACACCCCCCGGATCGCCGGTATCGTCGGGCTGACCGACGACCCCGCGGTCGACGAGGAGCCCGGTGCACTGGTGGGGACGGTCCGGCGGGACGCCCTGCTCGTCGAGCGGGTGACGGAGCCGACGCTCGTGGCGACCTACGAGCGTGACAGTCCGGAGCCGTTCGAGCTCGCGGCGACCGAGGCGGCGGGGGCGGCCCGGGAGCTGTACGAGCACCCCTTCGAGCACGCGGTCTGTGCGGCGGGTGTCTCCTTGACCGGCGAGGGGTTCGAGACCGCGGTCGTCAACGGCAGCGAGTAG
- a CDS encoding MFS transporter — translation MEFVRHVREGRWTTAFGYVLFVALMVAGYYYNITFVQLGLIDLGTRLVGLSETAVSAWMAVLALSTLVVAVATGVAMDRGGWNTALRTKLRVLFGVVCLQLVLTLVAPNVRSVSAFGAWVVAASVGLGVGFPVSFSLAIDLVPVPDRGYVAAAVTAIAYFVANAVPLSWSVDVFSRVMVAAMVPGALVLGVLSFARVDRLDALLAELGTQHRAFGTGRFCHPEIRTRSLAFVVPVALMFGVFFIDSLGFLRIIDTPSLLLSSWQSPELSTRLFIAVAHVVGAVMAGVIYVNYSLSRVFLWTFALFALTHVLYTSDLRLAAVFPSLAQGGASPLNPAVYAVAVSFYTTLNFALWPDLSTASTVGTRSAVGIGVAGWLATFTSTALALYFQAAELTLLSHLNVVQALSLLLLFGLAVGLYAHRMVELVRDGGESAT, via the coding sequence ATGGAGTTCGTCAGGCACGTCCGGGAGGGTCGGTGGACGACGGCGTTCGGGTACGTGCTGTTCGTCGCGCTGATGGTCGCCGGCTACTACTACAACATCACCTTCGTCCAGCTCGGGCTCATCGACCTCGGGACCCGCCTCGTCGGCCTCTCCGAGACGGCGGTGTCGGCGTGGATGGCCGTCCTCGCGCTGAGTACGCTCGTCGTCGCGGTCGCGACCGGCGTGGCGATGGACCGGGGCGGGTGGAACACCGCGCTCCGGACGAAACTCCGGGTGCTGTTCGGCGTCGTCTGTCTCCAGCTGGTGCTCACGCTCGTCGCCCCAAACGTTCGCTCGGTGTCCGCGTTCGGCGCCTGGGTCGTCGCCGCGTCGGTCGGGCTCGGGGTCGGCTTCCCCGTCTCGTTCTCGCTTGCTATCGACCTCGTCCCGGTCCCCGACCGCGGGTACGTCGCCGCCGCGGTCACGGCCATCGCCTACTTCGTCGCGAACGCGGTCCCGCTCTCGTGGTCGGTCGACGTCTTCAGCCGGGTGATGGTCGCCGCGATGGTCCCCGGTGCGCTCGTCCTCGGGGTGCTCTCGTTCGCCCGGGTCGACCGGCTGGACGCCCTGCTCGCCGAGCTGGGGACACAGCACCGCGCGTTCGGGACCGGCCGGTTCTGTCACCCCGAGATCCGGACACGGAGTCTCGCGTTCGTGGTACCCGTGGCCCTCATGTTCGGCGTGTTCTTCATCGACAGCCTGGGCTTTCTGCGGATCATCGACACCCCGTCGCTGCTCCTCAGTTCGTGGCAGTCCCCGGAGCTCTCGACGCGGCTGTTCATCGCCGTCGCGCACGTCGTCGGCGCGGTGATGGCCGGCGTCATCTACGTCAACTACTCGCTGTCCCGCGTGTTCCTCTGGACGTTCGCGCTGTTCGCGCTGACACACGTGCTTTACACCTCGGACCTGCGGCTCGCCGCGGTCTTCCCGTCGCTCGCGCAGGGGGGCGCGTCACCGCTCAACCCCGCCGTCTACGCGGTCGCGGTGAGCTTCTACACGACGCTGAACTTCGCCCTCTGGCCGGACCTCTCGACCGCGAGCACGGTCGGCACGCGGTCGGCGGTCGGCATCGGCGTCGCCGGCTGGCTGGCCACGTTCACGAGCACGGCGCTGGCGCTGTACTTCCAGGCGGCCGAGTTGACCCTCCTGTCACACCTCAACGTCGTCCAGGCGCTGTCCCTGCTGCTGCTGTTCGGCCTCGCGGTCGGGCTGTACGCCCACCGGATGGTCGAACTCGTTCGCGACGGGGGTGAGTCGGCGACGTGA
- a CDS encoding D-2-hydroxyacid dehydrogenase, producing MADPTVLVSHTVDAGYWSDVDDFRTEIEARVPAVDLRVARTPPETRDLAGEADALLATYVSTDLLDAAPDLRWIQALSSGVDFLDLEAIEEQGIALTNAAGVHAEPIAEQVLGYLLTFERGIHTGIRQQEEGVWQRYSGGEIRGKTLGIVGLGAIGSRAAEYAGAFGMTVVGTKRDPDTVPEAVDEVYPPDGLFEVLGRSDYVVLSCPLTPETRGLVGREELGAMQGDAVLVNVARGEVVDEDALVYALQQGGIRGAALDVFEEEPLPPESPLWDLPNVVVTPHMAGSTPHKFERIAGIFAANYEAFADGRLEELRNRVV from the coding sequence ATGGCGGACCCGACCGTACTCGTCTCCCACACCGTCGACGCCGGCTACTGGTCCGACGTCGATGACTTCCGCACCGAGATCGAGGCCCGGGTCCCGGCGGTCGACCTCCGGGTCGCTCGCACACCCCCGGAGACGCGCGACCTCGCCGGCGAGGCCGACGCCCTGCTCGCCACCTACGTGTCGACGGACCTGCTCGATGCCGCGCCGGACCTGCGGTGGATCCAGGCGCTGTCCTCGGGCGTCGATTTCCTTGACCTGGAGGCCATCGAGGAGCAGGGGATCGCGCTGACCAACGCCGCGGGGGTCCACGCCGAGCCCATCGCCGAGCAGGTGCTGGGCTACCTGCTGACCTTCGAACGGGGGATCCACACGGGGATCCGGCAACAGGAGGAGGGGGTCTGGCAGCGCTACAGCGGCGGCGAGATCCGGGGGAAGACGCTCGGTATCGTCGGCCTGGGGGCCATCGGGAGCCGCGCGGCGGAGTACGCGGGGGCGTTCGGGATGACCGTGGTCGGGACGAAACGCGACCCCGACACAGTGCCGGAGGCCGTCGACGAGGTCTACCCACCCGACGGCCTGTTCGAGGTGCTCGGGCGGTCGGACTACGTGGTGCTGTCCTGTCCGCTGACGCCGGAGACCCGCGGGCTGGTCGGCCGCGAGGAGCTGGGCGCGATGCAGGGTGATGCGGTGCTGGTCAACGTCGCCCGCGGCGAGGTCGTCGACGAGGACGCCCTGGTCTATGCGCTCCAGCAGGGCGGCATCCGGGGCGCTGCGCTGGACGTCTTCGAGGAGGAGCCCCTGCCCCCGGAGTCGCCGCTGTGGGACCTGCCGAACGTCGTGGTCACGCCGCACATGGCCGGCTCGACCCCCCACAAGTTCGAGCGGATCGCCGGGATATTCGCGGCAAACTACGAGGCCTTCGCCGACGGCCGGCTGGAGGAGTTGAGAAACCGGGTCGTCTGA
- a CDS encoding histidine phosphatase family protein, whose protein sequence is MSETTVVAVRHGETEWNRTSRMQGWAHVSLNERGRGQARRVGTHLASEYDFDRVVSSDIQRVRETTAHIRDAGVAPEPTFDPGWRERGLGRYQGFTREELFARHPEFDYANGFLSLEARPEGGESIVDLRERVLDAFGRLCVDAAGETVLVVTHGGPVQMVYSAVTGTDLLASKTRSLSNCSVTEFRGPTPAEMRVARDNETVVAD, encoded by the coding sequence GTGAGCGAAACCACAGTCGTCGCCGTCCGGCACGGCGAGACGGAGTGGAACCGGACGAGCCGGATGCAGGGGTGGGCACACGTCTCCCTGAACGAGCGGGGTCGCGGACAGGCCCGCCGGGTCGGCACGCACCTCGCCAGCGAGTACGACTTCGACCGGGTCGTCTCCTCGGACATCCAGCGGGTCCGGGAGACGACCGCCCACATCCGCGATGCCGGCGTCGCACCCGAGCCGACCTTCGACCCCGGCTGGCGCGAGCGGGGGCTGGGCCGCTACCAGGGCTTCACCCGCGAGGAACTGTTCGCGCGCCACCCCGAGTTCGACTACGCAAACGGCTTTCTCTCGCTGGAGGCGCGCCCGGAGGGCGGGGAGAGCATCGTCGACCTGCGCGAGCGGGTGCTCGACGCCTTCGGCCGGCTCTGTGTCGACGCCGCCGGCGAGACCGTTCTCGTGGTGACCCACGGCGGCCCCGTCCAGATGGTCTACAGCGCCGTCACCGGGACGGACCTGCTGGCGAGCAAGACCCGCTCGCTCTCGAACTGTAGCGTCACGGAGTTCCGCGGCCCGACGCCCGCGGAGATGCGCGTCGCACGGGACAACGAGACCGTCGTCGCCGACTAG
- a CDS encoding twin-arginine translocase subunit TatC: MTEGDPDEDAGSPDGPAGDPDGHDDDEGPTSDGEPTHDPDPDDHDEEGEQSRERDSDETSPEDDGESGDDGGPGADDEPGADASDGEDDTPTEWNGWEMPEGAEDPGSVTGETPGPPEVPEADDGDRTADDQPIASPSPDDVPDAPGGARPSDAPAPEDVDPEEGVGAEVPAAGAAGAGVGAAGGSGGDDGGGVLGGGGGAPDDEEMPLAAHIEEMVRRLAVVIVVMALVSAVAFPFADRLINFLWYSFLPGSVEACRPLAAAAANASNGTVNATGTFANAPDWTALQATFPNGTALRGVVPDPTLLNRSYPNGTVIQATFPNGTVRNATLTAGAPGPAATDAACPRIYQPLALVLARLKMASLAGFVVGLPVFVYQTYLFMRPGLFPNERRYYLSSVPTSLVLAAVGIGFAYFLVLPVIFTYFLGYSEPVANIAFGLAETFNLIILMLGMFALIFQIPLFVMLAILLGVTSRRWLESRRLYFWAAFAGIAFIFSPDPTGMAPFIVALTMVLLFEGTLLLLRWTGR, translated from the coding sequence ATGACCGAGGGGGACCCCGACGAGGACGCCGGTTCGCCCGACGGACCGGCCGGGGACCCGGACGGACACGACGACGACGAGGGTCCCACGTCGGACGGGGAGCCGACACACGACCCCGATCCCGACGACCACGACGAGGAAGGCGAGCAGTCACGGGAACGGGACTCCGACGAGACGAGCCCCGAAGACGACGGGGAGTCCGGAGACGACGGCGGCCCCGGAGCGGACGACGAACCGGGGGCTGACGCCAGCGACGGCGAGGACGACACCCCGACCGAGTGGAACGGGTGGGAGATGCCCGAGGGGGCCGAGGACCCGGGGTCGGTGACCGGCGAGACGCCGGGCCCACCCGAGGTTCCGGAGGCGGACGACGGGGACCGAACGGCAGACGACCAACCTATCGCGAGCCCGAGTCCGGACGACGTGCCGGACGCCCCGGGCGGGGCACGCCCCAGCGACGCGCCGGCTCCGGAGGACGTGGACCCGGAGGAGGGCGTCGGTGCGGAGGTTCCCGCCGCCGGTGCCGCCGGCGCCGGCGTGGGTGCCGCCGGCGGGTCCGGCGGCGACGACGGCGGTGGCGTCCTCGGTGGCGGCGGCGGGGCCCCCGACGACGAGGAGATGCCGCTCGCGGCCCACATCGAGGAGATGGTCCGCCGGCTTGCGGTCGTCATCGTGGTGATGGCGCTGGTCAGCGCCGTCGCCTTCCCCTTCGCCGACCGGCTGATCAACTTCCTGTGGTACTCCTTCCTGCCGGGGTCGGTCGAGGCCTGCCGGCCGCTCGCGGCCGCGGCGGCCAACGCGAGCAACGGGACAGTCAACGCCACCGGTACCTTCGCGAACGCGCCGGACTGGACCGCCCTCCAGGCCACCTTCCCCAACGGGACGGCCCTCCGCGGAGTCGTGCCGGACCCGACGCTTCTGAACCGCAGCTACCCCAACGGGACCGTCATCCAGGCCACCTTCCCCAACGGGACGGTCCGGAACGCGACCCTGACTGCCGGGGCCCCGGGTCCCGCGGCGACCGACGCGGCCTGTCCCCGGATCTATCAGCCGCTCGCGCTCGTGCTCGCGCGGCTGAAGATGGCCTCGCTGGCCGGCTTCGTCGTCGGCCTGCCCGTGTTCGTCTACCAGACCTACCTGTTCATGCGTCCCGGACTGTTCCCCAACGAGCGCCGCTACTACCTCTCGTCGGTGCCGACCAGCCTCGTGCTGGCGGCGGTCGGGATCGGCTTCGCGTACTTCCTCGTCCTGCCCGTCATCTTCACCTACTTCCTGGGCTACTCCGAACCCGTCGCCAACATCGCCTTCGGGCTCGCCGAGACGTTCAACCTGATCATCCTGATGCTGGGGATGTTCGCGCTGATCTTCCAGATCCCGCTGTTCGTGATGCTCGCTATCCTGCTGGGCGTGACCAGCCGCCGGTGGCTGGAGTCGCGGCGACTCTACTTCTGGGCGGCCTTCGCCGGTATCGCCTTCATCTTCAGCCCCGACCCGACCGGGATGGCCCCCTTCATCGTCGCGCTCACCATGGTCCTCCTCTTCGAGGGGACGCTGCTGTTGCTGCGGTGGACCGGGCGGTGA